In the Candidatus Palauibacter scopulicola genome, one interval contains:
- a CDS encoding SRPBCC family protein, which yields MAIEIEKSFDVPQSVDEVWSFLTDPERIVECLPGATLLEAVDERTYRGEIGLKLGPIGTRFLGEIRFDELDAGRHHMKMTGEGRDRRGSGNVRMTMLSHLQSVEAGEGEEGGGGGTRIWVSQSIALTGRLASFGRGGVIQSVSNVMFNRFTGCVREKLAQ from the coding sequence ATGGCGATCGAGATAGAGAAGAGTTTCGATGTCCCGCAGTCCGTGGACGAGGTGTGGAGCTTCCTGACGGATCCGGAGCGGATCGTCGAGTGTCTGCCGGGCGCGACCCTCCTCGAAGCGGTCGACGAGCGTACGTACCGGGGGGAGATCGGGCTCAAGCTCGGCCCCATCGGGACGCGCTTCCTGGGCGAGATCCGCTTCGACGAACTCGACGCGGGGCGCCATCACATGAAGATGACGGGAGAGGGACGGGATCGACGCGGCAGCGGCAACGTGAGAATGACGATGTTGAGCCATCTCCAGTCTGTAGAAGCGGGGGAGGGCGAGGAGGGAGGCGGAGGCGGGACCCGCATCTGGGTGTCGCAGTCCATCGCGCTGACCGGACGGCTGGCGTCGTTCGGGCGCGGCGGCGTGATTCAATCGGTCTCGAATGTTATGTTCAACCGCTTCACGGGATGTGTGCGTGAGAAGCTGGCGCAGTGA